One Gordonia mangrovi genomic region harbors:
- a CDS encoding GGDEF domain-containing protein, producing the protein MFVDQNRSAGADNLGEEPHPARTAAYDDPLHVLDQIEISERLPRYGIAGLTLVVGLVGLIATTAPDGAAGSPARVAAIVFLSASTVPVAVVMARVHLGSIWWSEQPSLRSVNIAFVVYADLGLTAAFATFQNPVMGLHGTALFAVVSGYVAHFLRARPMLWHVVFTTAIIIGLGVRSALSGNLALPSVLYATMVSLAAANGTVVLLTIFSSESKKALRLQIESANTDPLTGVLNRRGFHYIATVGVPQGKPFTVAVVDIDNYKDVNDRYGHAVGDAVLTQVASMLVEVVGDNGVVGRLGGDEFAIAGALDKAAAIGLANRIRRLRFDVITERRITVSVGAVVYEGHTHPTGDETFVDTAIRAADRALFEAKNAGRDTYRVISGSSS; encoded by the coding sequence GTGTTTGTCGATCAGAATCGGTCTGCGGGGGCAGACAATCTCGGTGAAGAGCCCCATCCGGCGCGGACGGCAGCGTACGACGATCCGCTGCATGTGCTGGATCAGATCGAGATCTCGGAGCGATTGCCGCGCTATGGGATCGCCGGGCTGACGTTGGTGGTGGGTTTGGTGGGCCTCATCGCCACGACAGCGCCAGATGGCGCAGCCGGCAGTCCGGCCCGGGTCGCTGCGATCGTCTTTCTCTCCGCCTCCACCGTGCCGGTGGCGGTGGTCATGGCCCGTGTTCATCTCGGCTCGATTTGGTGGTCGGAGCAGCCATCCCTGCGCAGCGTGAACATCGCCTTCGTGGTGTACGCGGACCTGGGCCTCACCGCCGCCTTCGCGACCTTCCAGAACCCGGTCATGGGGTTGCACGGCACCGCACTGTTTGCCGTCGTCAGCGGCTACGTGGCCCACTTCCTCCGCGCACGCCCCATGCTCTGGCACGTGGTTTTCACCACCGCTATCATCATCGGCCTCGGTGTGCGGTCGGCCCTCTCCGGGAACCTCGCACTGCCGTCGGTGCTCTACGCCACCATGGTGTCGTTGGCAGCCGCCAACGGCACCGTTGTGCTGTTGACCATATTCAGCTCCGAATCGAAGAAGGCACTTCGATTGCAGATCGAGTCCGCGAACACCGACCCGCTGACCGGCGTGCTCAACCGTCGTGGCTTCCACTACATCGCAACGGTGGGAGTGCCGCAGGGGAAGCCGTTCACCGTCGCCGTCGTCGACATCGACAACTACAAGGACGTCAACGACCGATACGGACACGCGGTCGGTGATGCCGTGCTCACGCAGGTGGCGTCGATGCTCGTCGAGGTCGTCGGAGACAACGGAGTTGTCGGCCGGCTCGGCGGAGACGAGTTCGCCATCGCCGGTGCGCTCGACAAAGCGGCCGCCATCGGCCTGGCCAACCGCATTCGCAGACTACGGTTCGACGTGATCACCGAGCGCCGCATCACCGTCAGCGTCGGCGCAGTCGTCTACGAGGGTCACACCCACCCCACGGGCGACGAAACGTTTGTCGACACCGCGATCCGGGCCGCCGACCGTGCACTCTTCGAAGCGAAGAATGCCGGGCGAGATACGTATCGGGTCATCAGCGGAAGCTCTTCGTGA
- a CDS encoding FAD-binding oxidoreductase, giving the protein MTDVVSPESLAAELPQGMVVTDPDILAAYRQDRAQDPDAGTPLALVRPTTTAEVQVTVRWCAHHRIPLVTRGAGTSLSGGSTAVDGAIMLSTEKMRDLVVDTATRTAVVQPGLFNAEVKAAAATHDLWYPPDPSSFEICSIGGNVATNAGGLCCVKYGVTTDYVLGLEVVLADGRAVRLGGKQLKDSAGLPLTKLFVGSEGLLGIVTEVTLRLLPPQAPACTVVGSFATVHEASEAVLAITAQIRPAMLEFMDSVSINAVEDMLRMGLDRAAGALLVAQSDAPGPAGTAEVEIIQRAFEQHGATEVFATDDAKEGEAFTAARRAAIPAVEKLGSLLLEDVGVPLPQLPALIDGVAGIAAAREVMISVIAHAGDGNTHPLIVFDPTDDDEAGRAQTAFGEIMDLAISLGGTITGEHGVGRLKKAWLPNQVGDDVMELTATIKKALDPHGLLNPGVLL; this is encoded by the coding sequence ATGACCGATGTCGTGAGTCCCGAGTCACTGGCTGCCGAACTTCCGCAGGGCATGGTGGTCACTGATCCTGACATCCTTGCGGCCTACCGGCAGGATCGGGCACAGGATCCCGACGCCGGAACGCCGTTGGCGTTGGTGCGTCCGACGACCACCGCCGAGGTACAGGTCACGGTCCGATGGTGTGCGCATCACCGGATACCGCTGGTCACACGCGGGGCCGGTACCAGCCTGTCGGGTGGGTCCACGGCGGTCGACGGTGCAATCATGCTGTCCACCGAGAAGATGCGCGACCTCGTCGTCGACACCGCCACCCGCACCGCGGTGGTGCAGCCGGGACTGTTCAACGCCGAGGTCAAAGCCGCAGCGGCTACACACGACCTCTGGTACCCGCCGGACCCGTCCTCGTTCGAGATCTGCTCGATCGGCGGCAACGTCGCCACCAACGCCGGTGGGCTGTGCTGCGTGAAGTACGGCGTGACCACCGACTACGTCCTCGGACTCGAAGTGGTGCTCGCCGACGGGCGGGCGGTGCGGTTGGGCGGCAAACAGCTGAAAGACTCGGCCGGTCTGCCGCTGACCAAGCTGTTCGTCGGCAGCGAGGGACTGCTCGGCATCGTCACCGAGGTCACCTTGCGGCTGCTGCCGCCGCAGGCTCCGGCGTGCACGGTGGTGGGGAGTTTTGCGACCGTGCACGAGGCCAGTGAGGCGGTTCTCGCCATCACCGCGCAGATTCGTCCTGCGATGCTCGAGTTCATGGACTCGGTGTCCATCAACGCCGTCGAGGACATGCTGCGGATGGGACTCGACCGTGCGGCCGGGGCGCTGCTGGTGGCCCAGTCGGATGCACCCGGACCCGCCGGGACCGCGGAGGTGGAGATCATCCAGCGCGCCTTCGAACAGCACGGCGCCACCGAGGTGTTCGCCACCGACGACGCGAAGGAAGGTGAGGCCTTCACTGCTGCCCGCCGGGCCGCGATCCCGGCGGTCGAGAAGCTGGGGTCGCTGCTGCTCGAAGACGTCGGGGTGCCGCTGCCGCAACTGCCCGCCCTCATCGACGGTGTCGCCGGGATAGCGGCGGCGCGGGAGGTGATGATCTCGGTGATCGCGCACGCCGGCGACGGCAACACGCATCCGCTCATCGTGTTCGATCCCACCGACGACGACGAGGCCGGCCGCGCCCAGACCGCCTTCGGCGAGATCATGGATCTCGCGATCTCATTGGGCGGCACCATCACCGGTGAGCACGGTGTGGGCCGATTGAAGAAGGCCTGGTTGCCGAATCAGGTCGGCGACGACGTGATGGAGCTGACCGCGACGATCAAGAAGGCTCTCGATCCGCACGGGCTGCTGAACCCAGGTGTGCTGCTCTAG
- a CDS encoding intradiol ring-cleavage dioxygenase yields the protein MQRHDDTHEHDRGLRYDLRSLSRRRALMLLATGAVATTAAACGTDTSGSGTTAAEAASSTDAAGTSGTAQQCVEAAPGETAGPYPGDGSNGPNVLIASGIVRSDIRSSFGDASGTADGVPTTLTITLQDLVDDCSPGQGMAVYVWHCDREGNYSLYSDAAADENYLRGVQVADADGVVRFTTIFPACYAGRWPHIHFEVFDSLEQAVAGSDARLTSQIALPEDACTEVFDHDSGYAQSISNMSNVTLSSDNVFGDGWDAELATVTGTPADGMDISITIGVASAEDNQQSMGAPPAGGPGGPGGPPPGGPGGPPAQG from the coding sequence ATGCAGCGCCACGATGACACACACGAACACGACCGCGGTCTCCGCTATGACCTGCGTTCCCTGAGCCGCCGCCGAGCGCTGATGCTGTTGGCGACCGGCGCGGTCGCCACCACCGCCGCCGCGTGCGGTACCGACACTTCGGGGTCCGGTACGACGGCCGCCGAGGCGGCATCGTCCACCGATGCGGCCGGCACCTCGGGCACCGCCCAGCAGTGTGTGGAAGCAGCGCCCGGCGAGACCGCCGGCCCCTACCCCGGCGACGGCAGCAACGGACCGAACGTGCTGATCGCCTCGGGCATCGTCCGCAGCGACATCCGGTCGAGTTTCGGCGATGCCTCGGGTACCGCCGACGGCGTGCCGACCACCCTGACCATCACCCTGCAGGACCTCGTCGACGACTGTTCGCCCGGCCAGGGGATGGCCGTCTACGTCTGGCACTGCGACCGGGAGGGCAACTACTCCCTCTACAGTGATGCGGCAGCCGACGAGAACTACCTGCGCGGCGTGCAGGTCGCCGACGCCGACGGCGTCGTGCGCTTCACCACGATCTTCCCCGCCTGCTACGCGGGCCGATGGCCGCACATCCATTTCGAGGTCTTCGACTCCCTCGAGCAGGCCGTCGCCGGCTCGGATGCCCGATTGACCTCGCAGATCGCGCTACCCGAAGACGCCTGCACCGAGGTGTTCGATCACGACAGCGGCTACGCGCAGAGCATCTCCAACATGTCGAACGTGACGTTGTCGTCGGACAACGTGTTCGGCGACGGCTGGGACGCCGAACTCGCGACCGTCACCGGCACGCCCGCCGACGGCATGGACATCTCGATCACGATCGGCGTGGCGTCTGCAGAGGACAACCAGCAGAGCATGGGTGCGCCTCCGGCCGGTGGGCCGGGCGGGCCCGGTGGCCCACCCCCGGGTGGGCCCGGCGGACCTCCCGCACAGGGGTGA
- a CDS encoding DUF2339 domain-containing protein has translation MTTKADDLLTRISAEFADISRQMHSLSDDFAALRAVLSQQSGMAEHPAAHPEGAQPAAPPAPTPPPVSPVPPPGMPAGPVMPGDPWNPGAPWNPGAPWNPGVRVPPPPATPPNPTRLPGGYVPPPPSHVAPPAWHPAPPRPARPPLTDRIAAASRRGTIATLLATAGVGVTLIGVVLLLVLAAQAGILRPEFRVAGGAVFAAGLVGASLWWQRRPSGRTGAVALAATGVAAGYLDVLAATRIYEWLPVPAALGVAAVIAGGGLILSRLWSSQALGLLVVTPIVVLAPALTEGVDIVLVSFMIVLAAATGWVQLGRDWPWLFLVRMAAPTVPLVFLAALASVGVGPDESMWSYGVAAGLTLLVGVGSALVALPSSSQPTLLATVTALTSLPVLMSGALLDDLSAASLIATSAAALLLVVVGGARSDAVTTGVREIWAATVALMTLVATATAFNGGIEVVVILGFGSIVAVSARRSTSMARAMRVIATAFVVIGGLGTFSLVPPADLAYATTLAPGAAATILVQCVLLVGAVWALADMWIRAGRRDRSSEQLWWVVLGVVSLYAFTQFAVTAGVLAAGTQEGFFAGHLVATVAWMIAAAAALARASRLPSTVRTPLLAGGLAVVGAAIAKLFLFDLATLDGVFRVLAFIVTGLLLLAMGAWFARSLTEGDDRPIENPAPADHPGRQNGSV, from the coding sequence ATGACCACCAAGGCCGACGACCTGCTGACCCGGATCTCCGCCGAGTTCGCGGACATCTCTCGTCAGATGCACTCCCTGTCCGACGACTTCGCTGCGCTGCGAGCAGTGCTGAGCCAGCAGTCGGGCATGGCGGAGCACCCCGCAGCCCACCCCGAGGGCGCACAACCGGCTGCGCCGCCGGCGCCCACACCGCCGCCCGTGTCCCCGGTTCCGCCGCCCGGGATGCCTGCCGGACCCGTGATGCCCGGGGATCCGTGGAATCCCGGAGCTCCGTGGAATCCCGGGGCTCCGTGGAATCCCGGTGTTCGGGTGCCACCGCCACCAGCGACGCCACCGAACCCCACCCGTCTGCCCGGCGGCTACGTCCCGCCCCCGCCGTCCCACGTTGCGCCTCCGGCGTGGCACCCGGCCCCGCCGCGGCCTGCGCGTCCCCCGCTGACCGACCGCATCGCGGCGGCATCGCGCCGGGGCACGATCGCGACCCTCTTGGCCACGGCGGGAGTGGGAGTCACGTTGATCGGGGTGGTGCTGCTGCTGGTGCTCGCCGCTCAGGCCGGCATCCTGCGTCCGGAGTTCCGGGTGGCCGGCGGTGCCGTGTTCGCGGCGGGTCTGGTGGGCGCCTCGCTGTGGTGGCAGCGTCGTCCGTCAGGTCGTACCGGCGCGGTGGCGTTGGCTGCGACCGGGGTGGCCGCCGGCTACCTGGATGTGTTGGCGGCGACCCGGATCTACGAGTGGCTGCCGGTGCCGGCCGCGCTGGGCGTGGCCGCAGTGATCGCGGGTGGCGGGCTGATACTCAGCCGACTGTGGAGCAGTCAGGCGCTCGGCCTGCTGGTGGTGACTCCCATCGTGGTGTTGGCACCGGCACTGACCGAGGGCGTCGACATCGTCCTGGTGTCCTTCATGATCGTGCTGGCCGCCGCCACCGGTTGGGTGCAGCTCGGGCGTGATTGGCCGTGGCTGTTCCTGGTCCGGATGGCGGCGCCGACGGTGCCGCTGGTGTTTCTCGCCGCTCTCGCGAGTGTCGGTGTAGGCCCTGACGAGAGCATGTGGTCGTACGGTGTGGCAGCCGGGTTGACGCTGCTCGTCGGTGTCGGCAGCGCTCTGGTCGCGCTGCCGAGCTCGTCGCAACCGACGCTGCTCGCGACGGTCACCGCGTTGACGTCGCTGCCGGTGCTGATGTCCGGCGCCCTGCTCGATGATCTGTCGGCGGCATCGCTCATCGCGACGTCGGCCGCGGCGCTGCTCCTGGTGGTGGTCGGAGGCGCACGGTCTGATGCGGTGACCACCGGGGTTCGGGAGATCTGGGCTGCGACCGTCGCTCTGATGACACTGGTCGCCACTGCCACCGCCTTCAACGGTGGGATCGAGGTGGTCGTGATCCTCGGGTTCGGGTCGATCGTCGCGGTGTCCGCTCGACGCAGCACCTCGATGGCCCGTGCGATGCGGGTGATCGCCACCGCCTTCGTGGTGATCGGTGGGCTGGGCACGTTCTCGCTGGTGCCGCCCGCCGACCTCGCGTACGCCACGACTCTGGCGCCGGGCGCCGCCGCGACGATCCTCGTCCAGTGTGTGCTGCTCGTCGGCGCGGTCTGGGCGTTGGCCGACATGTGGATCCGGGCCGGCCGCCGCGATCGGTCGAGCGAGCAGTTGTGGTGGGTGGTGCTCGGCGTGGTCTCGTTGTACGCCTTCACCCAATTCGCCGTTACCGCCGGAGTTCTCGCCGCAGGGACCCAGGAGGGCTTCTTCGCCGGCCATCTGGTCGCCACCGTCGCCTGGATGATCGCCGCAGCGGCGGCGTTGGCACGCGCGAGCCGGTTGCCGTCGACTGTGCGAACCCCGCTGCTGGCAGGTGGGCTGGCAGTGGTCGGTGCGGCTATCGCGAAACTGTTCCTCTTCGACCTTGCCACCCTCGACGGCGTCTTCCGGGTCCTGGCGTTCATCGTCACCGGGCTGTTGCTGCTCGCGATGGGAGCGTGGTTCGCCCGCAGTCTGACCGAAGGCGATGACCGCCCGATCGAGAATCCCGCCCCGGCCGACCACCCGGGACGGCAGAATGGGTCGGTGTGA
- a CDS encoding serine/threonine-protein kinase, translated as MYRVGDEVAGYVIDKCLGSGSSAEVYRAHRAGEPGPVALKVLHTPPSDQERVRERFHREFTIASLLDHPNIVDMYARGEIDPPEVPDEKRTRATILWMAMEYIDGRPANDLVDPHPTAADIATIVAIATQVGAALDYAHRCEVLHRDVKPANIMVSTRPGGPRAVLTDFGIAQLLDDARPLARNGRVQGSIAYAAPELLTAQRLSPATDQYAFAAGLFELLTGAPPFPRATAFAITYAHLNDPVPRLTRAQPWLPSSLNSVFAKALAKDPTDRYATCTEFSDIIRRALQDVPVPGPPRRRWWPWARETAG; from the coding sequence GTGTACCGGGTGGGCGACGAGGTGGCGGGCTACGTCATCGACAAATGTCTGGGCAGCGGCAGCAGCGCCGAGGTCTACCGGGCTCACCGTGCCGGCGAGCCCGGACCGGTCGCGCTCAAGGTTCTGCACACCCCGCCCAGCGATCAGGAACGTGTGCGCGAACGCTTCCATCGCGAGTTCACCATCGCCTCTCTGCTCGACCATCCGAACATCGTCGACATGTACGCACGTGGCGAGATCGATCCCCCGGAAGTGCCAGACGAGAAGCGCACGCGGGCAACCATTTTGTGGATGGCCATGGAATACATCGACGGCCGGCCGGCAAATGATCTGGTCGACCCGCATCCGACGGCGGCCGATATCGCGACCATCGTGGCCATCGCGACCCAGGTCGGCGCCGCCCTCGACTATGCCCACCGATGCGAAGTACTGCACCGAGATGTGAAGCCCGCCAACATCATGGTCTCGACCAGGCCCGGTGGCCCGCGCGCGGTACTCACCGACTTCGGCATCGCACAGTTGCTCGACGACGCCCGACCACTCGCCCGCAACGGTCGCGTACAGGGATCGATTGCCTATGCGGCACCGGAGCTCCTCACCGCCCAACGCCTCTCTCCCGCCACCGATCAGTACGCCTTCGCCGCCGGACTGTTCGAATTGTTGACCGGAGCACCGCCGTTTCCCCGCGCGACCGCGTTCGCGATCACCTACGCACACCTGAACGACCCGGTCCCCCGGCTGACCAGAGCCCAGCCCTGGCTCCCGTCGTCGCTGAACTCGGTGTTCGCGAAGGCGCTGGCGAAAGATCCCACCGACCGCTACGCGACGTGTACCGAATTCTCCGACATCATTCGTCGTGCACTCCAGGATGTTCCGGTCCCCGGCCCGCCTCGTCGTCGGTGGTGGCCGTGGGCGCGCGAGACCGCCGGCTGA
- a CDS encoding HNH endonuclease, which translates to MRTSGDLTTITDSLRELRFADDMSGRAAFDAMTALVTLRNLIEHHAATVVGHLDRLGVATDHGRKLSELLIVMGLAPAVASRLIRIAAARTKLPTLAAHAADGAVSAEHVDAVGKGVEHVEKRSAEPIDDPARLNIVTDLLAQFFSGATPAEIGKHARRLGNQHAEDTGGLPACEDRNLNALTHDVDGDGRLQVRADLNTEVGEKFSAAMEELAAPRPEPDGSPDARSTERRHADALEALLDIAARSGDAASAPRHQMLVSVPADTPDLAELPFMGSLTEATLRTLTCDTTATVAIVDGEQVPMEMSKEKRLFPPHLRKALHKRDQCCIKCGVAATRCQGHHLVHWADGGITVLDNGCLLCPSCHADIHHNGWEVIMGHDRHPWLIPPVSVDPKRRPIPAYNRRTLNLDNLPAAA; encoded by the coding sequence ATGAGAACTTCGGGGGATCTCACCACCATCACTGATTCATTGCGTGAACTGCGTTTCGCCGACGACATGTCCGGGCGGGCGGCGTTCGACGCGATGACCGCGCTGGTCACGTTGCGTAATCTGATCGAGCATCACGCCGCCACGGTGGTCGGCCATCTCGACCGGCTCGGCGTGGCCACCGATCACGGGCGGAAGTTGAGTGAGTTGTTGATCGTGATGGGGTTGGCCCCGGCAGTCGCCTCCCGGTTGATCCGGATCGCCGCCGCCCGCACGAAACTGCCGACCCTGGCCGCCCATGCCGCCGACGGGGCTGTCTCGGCCGAACACGTGGATGCGGTGGGTAAAGGGGTCGAGCATGTCGAGAAAAGATCGGCGGAACCGATCGACGACCCAGCGCGTCTCAACATCGTGACCGACCTCCTCGCCCAATTCTTCTCCGGCGCCACCCCCGCCGAGATCGGTAAACACGCCCGCCGACTGGGTAACCAGCACGCCGAGGACACCGGCGGGCTACCCGCCTGCGAGGACCGCAACCTCAATGCCCTCACCCACGACGTCGACGGCGACGGGCGCCTGCAGGTGCGCGCCGACCTCAACACCGAAGTCGGCGAAAAATTCTCCGCCGCGATGGAAGAGTTGGCCGCACCCCGCCCCGAACCCGACGGCTCACCCGATGCCCGCAGCACCGAGCGCCGCCACGCCGACGCCCTCGAAGCGCTCTTGGATATCGCCGCCCGCAGCGGGGATGCCGCGTCCGCACCACGACACCAGATGCTCGTTTCCGTGCCCGCCGATACCCCGGACCTGGCCGAACTGCCGTTCATGGGGTCACTCACCGAAGCCACGTTGCGCACCCTGACCTGCGACACCACCGCGACCGTCGCGATCGTCGACGGTGAGCAGGTGCCGATGGAGATGAGTAAGGAGAAACGCCTGTTCCCGCCGCATCTGCGCAAAGCCTTGCACAAGCGGGACCAGTGCTGCATCAAATGCGGAGTGGCGGCCACCCGCTGCCAGGGGCATCATCTCGTGCATTGGGCTGATGGTGGAATCACGGTGTTGGACAACGGATGTCTGCTGTGCCCGTCGTGTCACGCCGACATCCACCACAACGGATGGGAGGTGATCATGGGTCACGACCGACACCCCTGGCTCATCCCACCCGTTTCGGTCGACCCCAAACGCCGACCCATACCCGCCTACAACAGGCGCACCCTCAACCTCGACAACCTGCCCGCAGCCGCCTGA
- a CDS encoding amidohydrolase family protein, with protein MSSLDGVVRGIVDAHLHQWNPRSTPWAANRLSRLYRFVPAFGDRVFPMVVSQADREYVLTPSTVARVYEPMQYLADTAPVVSTAGVRVDTVVHMESHWRGDEAAGRIESPAGRSAVEETRYVTTLPFGADSLPQLGAIVAHADPRAERFAELIDEHAALTDRLRGIRWITTRHPDPKIRNGADTDGILSSSAFLKGFAEVADRRLVFDAFVYSHQLYDVVTLAREYPEVIIVVDHIGAPVGVFGPVGARTGATAGARADIMRLWRERMVTLAAYPNVMVKLSGLGLPILGYGRERWGNVGSRATLTEMIGPLVDHVLTHFGADRVMFGSNFPIDKPNVSFDMIVGSLVDLIAPLGGDYALRKAFRDNALRVYRINPPS; from the coding sequence GTGAGCTCGCTCGATGGTGTTGTGCGCGGCATTGTCGACGCCCATCTGCACCAGTGGAATCCGCGGAGCACGCCGTGGGCGGCCAATCGGCTGTCCCGGCTCTATCGGTTCGTGCCCGCGTTCGGTGATCGGGTCTTCCCGATGGTGGTGTCGCAGGCCGACCGGGAATACGTCCTCACCCCGAGCACGGTCGCCCGCGTCTACGAACCGATGCAGTATCTGGCCGACACCGCGCCCGTCGTCAGCACCGCCGGAGTGCGGGTCGACACCGTCGTGCATATGGAATCGCACTGGCGCGGTGACGAGGCCGCCGGTCGTATCGAGAGTCCGGCCGGGCGCTCGGCCGTCGAGGAGACGCGGTACGTGACGACGCTGCCGTTCGGCGCGGACTCGCTGCCGCAGCTGGGAGCCATCGTCGCCCACGCCGACCCCCGTGCCGAACGTTTCGCCGAGCTCATCGACGAACACGCCGCCCTGACCGACCGGCTGCGCGGCATCCGGTGGATCACCACCCGGCACCCCGACCCGAAGATCCGCAACGGTGCCGACACCGACGGCATTCTGTCCTCCTCCGCGTTTCTCAAGGGCTTCGCGGAAGTCGCCGACCGACGGCTGGTCTTCGACGCATTCGTCTATTCGCATCAGCTCTACGACGTGGTCACCCTGGCACGGGAATATCCCGAGGTGATCATCGTCGTCGACCACATCGGCGCGCCGGTGGGTGTGTTCGGCCCCGTCGGTGCGCGCACCGGTGCGACCGCCGGGGCGCGCGCCGACATCATGCGGCTGTGGCGCGAACGAATGGTCACTTTGGCGGCTTACCCGAACGTGATGGTGAAGCTGTCCGGTCTCGGCCTGCCAATCCTCGGCTACGGCCGGGAACGGTGGGGCAACGTCGGGAGCCGGGCGACGCTCACCGAGATGATCGGCCCACTCGTCGATCATGTCCTCACCCACTTCGGTGCCGACCGCGTCATGTTCGGATCGAACTTTCCCATCGACAAGCCGAATGTCTCGTTCGACATGATCGTCGGGTCGCTGGTCGACCTGATCGCGCCCCTCGGCGGCGATTACGCACTCAGGAAAGCTTTTCGCGACAACGCTTTACGGGTCTACCGGATCAATCCACCCAGCTGA
- a CDS encoding FAD-binding oxidoreductase, with the protein MPNHSRHTLHQLRELINRDPDRFSTNIYTRMFAIDPDLRELFPAVMSGQRDAFFRVIDHVLEVVPQPDGHPELVEFLAQLGRDHRKYGVRPEHYGVIYQALIAEFASVLGDYWDDETAQTVTQAMMLTTGVMRGAAETAPFPALWSAEVVEKFRITRDLAVVRLLTKAQLRFAPGQYLEVQIPQRPKAWRNLSPAIPPNPRGELEFHVRAIQGGSVSCAIVGETRVGDVWHFAQGHGTLHIEPGRPVVMVAGGSGLAPLRALLIEMSKRADTPPTHIFYGMRYPGELYDLVVLRRIAATNPWLRITAVSEESTDPWWITAVAAPEVLGIEHHIGTLAEVAAAAGPWDEHQVLIAGSAKMIAATRQRMLIAGARASLIQHDPVV; encoded by the coding sequence GTGCCCAACCATTCGCGACACACCCTCCACCAGCTCCGCGAGCTGATCAACCGCGACCCCGACCGGTTCTCGACGAACATCTACACCCGCATGTTCGCCATCGATCCCGATCTTCGCGAACTGTTCCCGGCGGTCATGTCCGGTCAGCGCGATGCGTTCTTCCGGGTCATCGACCACGTGCTCGAGGTGGTCCCGCAGCCGGACGGGCACCCCGAGTTGGTCGAGTTCCTCGCTCAGCTCGGCCGCGATCACCGCAAATACGGCGTCCGTCCCGAGCACTATGGCGTCATCTATCAGGCCCTGATCGCCGAATTCGCGTCGGTGCTCGGCGACTACTGGGACGACGAGACCGCCCAGACCGTCACGCAGGCGATGATGCTCACGACCGGGGTGATGCGCGGGGCGGCCGAGACCGCACCGTTCCCGGCGTTGTGGTCGGCGGAGGTGGTGGAGAAGTTCCGCATCACCCGCGACCTCGCCGTGGTGCGGTTGCTGACGAAGGCGCAGCTGCGGTTCGCACCCGGCCAGTACCTCGAGGTGCAGATCCCGCAGCGTCCGAAGGCGTGGCGCAACCTGTCACCGGCGATACCACCCAATCCGCGCGGCGAGTTGGAGTTCCACGTGCGCGCCATCCAGGGCGGCTCGGTGAGCTGCGCGATCGTCGGGGAGACCCGGGTCGGCGACGTCTGGCACTTCGCCCAGGGACACGGGACGCTGCACATCGAGCCCGGTCGTCCGGTGGTAATGGTGGCCGGCGGGTCCGGCCTGGCGCCGCTGCGGGCGCTGCTGATCGAGATGTCGAAGCGCGCCGACACCCCACCGACCCACATCTTCTACGGCATGCGTTATCCCGGGGAGCTCTACGATCTCGTCGTGCTACGCCGCATCGCGGCGACCAACCCGTGGCTGCGCATCACCGCGGTGTCCGAGGAGAGCACCGACCCGTGGTGGATCACAGCGGTGGCCGCCCCCGAGGTGCTCGGCATCGAGCACCACATCGGCACCCTCGCCGAGGTCGCCGCCGCAGCCGGCCCGTGGGATGAACATCAAGTGCTCATCGCCGGGTCGGCGAAGATGATCGCGGCCACGCGGCAACGAATGCTCATCGCAGGTGCGCGGGCCAGTCTCATCCAGCACGACCCGGTGGTCTGA
- a CDS encoding heat shock protein transcriptional repressor HspR — MISVAAELAGMHAQTLRTYDRLGLVTPQRTTGGGRRYSARDVEVLREIQRLSQEEGVNLAGIKRIIDLENQVDALQQRIRELQAEVDNASSRRGGELVPVPRTSALVVWQPRRKRKTD; from the coding sequence ATGATCTCGGTCGCGGCGGAACTCGCCGGTATGCACGCGCAGACTTTGCGCACCTACGACCGGCTCGGTCTGGTCACCCCGCAGCGCACCACCGGCGGTGGCCGGCGGTACTCCGCACGCGACGTCGAGGTCCTGCGCGAGATCCAGCGCCTGTCCCAGGAGGAAGGCGTCAACCTCGCGGGGATCAAACGCATCATCGATCTGGAGAACCAGGTCGACGCGCTGCAGCAGCGCATCCGCGAACTGCAGGCCGAGGTCGACAACGCATCCTCCCGACGCGGTGGTGAGCTGGTGCCGGTGCCCCGGACCAGCGCACTGGTGGTGTGGCAACCCCGCCGCAAGCGCAAGACCGACTGA